The following are from one region of the Segatella oris genome:
- a CDS encoding phosphatase PAP2 family protein, translating into MGNAVHHNTQEYRYRVNASMSLAGLPWIVAGIALRSEKRNIREVRNKFQLNFHQSADNYIQYAPLLLTTGLKVAGVEGRSSLKRYAVSSAASLIIMATLVETMKYSVRELRPDGSTNNSFPSGHTATAFSAATILHKEYGMTRSPWYSIAGYMLATATGCMRVLNNRHWASDTFAGAGIGILSTEMGYTLGDLLFKNKGLLRHDRDDELDLYKYPSFFNVQMGIGLSERHLDFMEHLPGLNEYYHGQKKRKIKLSRGIAVGVESAYFLNRYIGLGGRLMITSRNVKGYDKDALHPIGILNQLASVNAGFLDSYTLTVESNHMAEFNWSGGVYFNFPISKRFALGSKLLVGRSYLDGIAVTAEVKGHQRDIAFEYDPQHGKTVPTLEIKGNGKDNGKPYYSKWNFFQVGGDNATIIGTGLSATFACKSRMAWKVFLDYNFVRRTYRSTYAPTLFLKDAGRSITLNGQTINNISDYIAPYVASQKKSVSQPILGAAFSFCF; encoded by the coding sequence ATGGGAAATGCAGTTCATCATAACACGCAGGAATACAGATACAGGGTCAACGCTTCTATGTCGTTGGCAGGGCTGCCATGGATTGTGGCAGGAATTGCACTAAGAAGTGAGAAAAGAAATATCAGGGAAGTACGCAATAAATTCCAACTGAATTTCCACCAATCTGCAGATAACTATATACAATATGCTCCACTATTGCTGACCACAGGACTGAAAGTTGCGGGAGTGGAGGGGCGAAGCAGTCTCAAACGCTATGCTGTCAGCAGTGCAGCTTCATTGATTATCATGGCTACTTTAGTAGAAACCATGAAATATTCTGTCAGAGAACTTCGTCCGGATGGTTCGACAAACAACTCCTTCCCCTCCGGTCATACGGCCACAGCCTTTAGTGCTGCCACAATACTCCATAAAGAATATGGCATGACTCGAAGCCCATGGTACAGCATTGCAGGCTATATGCTTGCTACGGCAACAGGCTGTATGCGCGTACTTAACAACAGACATTGGGCAAGCGACACGTTTGCCGGTGCGGGTATTGGTATTCTGTCTACAGAAATGGGCTATACTTTGGGGGATTTACTTTTCAAGAACAAAGGTTTGTTACGCCATGACAGGGATGACGAACTTGACCTTTATAAGTATCCAAGTTTCTTCAATGTGCAAATGGGTATCGGCCTAAGTGAGCGTCATCTTGATTTCATGGAGCATCTTCCCGGACTGAACGAATATTATCATGGGCAAAAGAAACGAAAGATTAAACTTTCACGTGGCATTGCCGTTGGCGTCGAGAGTGCCTATTTCCTAAATCGGTATATTGGCTTGGGTGGACGTCTGATGATTACATCACGTAATGTCAAAGGATATGATAAGGATGCACTGCATCCTATTGGAATTCTGAACCAGCTCGCTTCTGTAAATGCCGGATTTCTTGACAGCTACACACTGACCGTTGAATCTAACCACATGGCAGAGTTCAACTGGAGCGGTGGAGTGTACTTCAATTTCCCTATCAGCAAAAGGTTTGCATTAGGTTCAAAACTCCTTGTGGGCAGAAGCTATTTAGACGGCATTGCTGTCACTGCTGAAGTTAAAGGACATCAGCGAGACATTGCATTTGAATATGATCCGCAACATGGTAAGACCGTGCCGACACTCGAAATAAAAGGGAACGGAAAAGATAACGGGAAGCCCTACTACAGCAAGTGGAATTTCTTTCAAGTGGGTGGAGATAATGCAACGATTATAGGAACAGGACTTTCTGCCACCTTTGCTTGTAAATCGAGAATGGCATGGAAAGTCTTTCTTGATTACAATTTTGTGCGTCGCACCTACAGGTCAACCTATGCTCCCACTCTTTTCCTTAAAGATGCCGGCCGCTCTATAACTCTCAACGGACAAACAATCAATAACATCAGTGACTATATTGCCCCTTACGTTGCCTCACAAAAGAAAAGCGTCTCCCAACCCATTCTTGGCGCTGCATTCTCTTTCTGCTTCTGA
- a CDS encoding OmpP1/FadL family transporter, which yields MNKLKFAFIAIAISASQTMWAGGLLTNTNQNVAFNRMLSREASIGIDGVYSNPAGVAFMSDGLHLSLNWQLVFQSRIINNEFPLFKLNQNNNSTERKFRGTAFAPVLPSIQAAYNWKKFSFQAMFGVTGGGGKCTFDNGLGSFEKIVGETAAGVNKLAQTLDKVTGNRLGLSSDQQFGKQGTYSYESYMRGRQYYYSLSLGAAYRVTSQLSAYAGVRGVYAMSNYYGYVRNIKVGNVPLYTMLDATKPNSSDIELNCDQTGVGFTPILGIDFKTGRWNFAAKYEFKTRMRLKNESVNQLPSIGNLPQTLAVKFVKAGMTPEQAKAVLTNKAVTDAMKAIKDEFDKKIGEATGEYADGKTVANDIPAYLAIGAGYNPIDPLRINVGFHYFFDKQATTYQHREDKLKRGTIEWNAGVEFDATKKFTLSAGWQNTSYGLTKEYMDDKSFVANSNSVGIGACIHLSKKIDLNVAYFHTFYSTFNGDKTENVGGNELPYKARFTRNNSVFGAGVDINF from the coding sequence ATGAATAAATTAAAATTTGCTTTCATTGCAATTGCAATCTCAGCGTCACAGACAATGTGGGCAGGTGGCCTACTGACGAACACCAACCAGAATGTAGCCTTCAACAGAATGCTGAGCCGCGAGGCTTCTATTGGCATTGATGGTGTCTATTCAAACCCTGCAGGTGTGGCTTTCATGAGCGATGGTCTGCACCTCTCCTTGAACTGGCAACTCGTGTTCCAGAGCCGCATTATCAACAACGAATTCCCGCTTTTTAAGCTCAATCAGAACAACAATTCAACCGAACGCAAATTCCGTGGTACGGCTTTTGCGCCTGTACTTCCCTCCATTCAGGCAGCCTACAACTGGAAGAAGTTCTCTTTCCAAGCGATGTTTGGCGTGACCGGTGGCGGTGGTAAATGTACTTTCGACAATGGACTTGGCTCGTTTGAAAAGATTGTCGGCGAGACGGCTGCAGGTGTAAACAAGCTGGCACAGACATTAGATAAGGTAACGGGAAACCGCTTGGGACTAAGCAGTGACCAACAGTTTGGCAAGCAAGGCACCTACAGTTACGAGAGCTATATGCGTGGCCGTCAATATTATTATAGCCTATCTTTGGGTGCAGCTTATCGTGTAACTTCTCAGCTTAGTGCCTATGCCGGTGTGCGCGGTGTATATGCCATGAGTAATTATTATGGCTATGTCCGCAACATCAAAGTGGGCAATGTACCTCTCTATACAATGCTTGATGCAACCAAACCAAACTCTTCAGACATCGAATTGAACTGTGACCAGACGGGCGTGGGCTTTACACCTATTCTTGGTATTGACTTCAAAACAGGACGTTGGAACTTTGCTGCGAAGTATGAATTCAAGACGCGTATGCGCCTGAAGAACGAGTCGGTAAACCAGCTCCCAAGTATCGGTAATCTGCCACAAACCTTGGCTGTCAAGTTTGTTAAAGCCGGCATGACACCTGAACAGGCTAAAGCGGTGCTCACGAATAAAGCAGTTACAGATGCCATGAAAGCCATTAAGGATGAGTTCGACAAGAAGATTGGAGAGGCAACTGGTGAATATGCCGACGGCAAGACTGTTGCCAACGACATCCCTGCCTATCTTGCTATAGGTGCAGGTTATAATCCAATTGATCCTTTGCGCATCAATGTGGGGTTCCACTACTTCTTCGATAAGCAGGCAACAACCTATCAACACCGCGAAGATAAACTGAAACGAGGTACAATCGAATGGAATGCAGGCGTGGAATTTGATGCTACCAAGAAGTTTACTCTAAGTGCAGGATGGCAGAACACAAGCTATGGTCTGACCAAGGAATACATGGATGACAAGTCGTTCGTGGCCAATTCAAACTCTGTGGGTATAGGTGCCTGCATACATCTGAGCAAGAAAATCGATCTCAACGTGGCCTACTTCCACACCTTCTACTCTACTTTCAACGGTGACAAGACCGAGAATGTGGGCGGAAACGAACTGCCTTATAAAGCTCGTTTCACCCGTAACAACAGCGTGTTCGGTGCAGGTGTAGACATCAACTTCTAA
- the priA gene encoding primosomal protein N': MKYVEVVLPLPLDGLFTYAVADNQAAKAQVGCRVLVPLGKSKKYIGIVMHVVDEKPEFEVKPIIEVIDRQPILLHQQIRLWQWISDYYLSPLGDIYKAALPSGLKAEEGYRPKKETYITLSEAFRSEQTLHVAMNMLTRATKQLKAFVGFLSLSHWDTLNGTTPQETLTEITREELMNATNTSLATVKALVDRNILTLYQKEVGRLNTSETAHPECMKPLSTAQFTAFEAVNELFATKKVVLLQGVTSSGKTEIYIHLIQQALDRGDQVLYLLPEIALTVQITSRLKKVFGNRLGIYHSKYSDSERVEMWNKQLSNAPYEVILGARSAVFLPFQKLGLVIVDEEHETSFKQQDPAPRYHARSAAIVLASMYQAKTLLGTATPSLESYYNAQQGKYGLVTLTTRFKGIQLPQIEVVDTKDLQRRKMMTGPFSPRLLEAVRQALHDDRQVILFQNRRGFAPRIECKECGWVPKCANCDVTLTYHKNLNQLSCHYCGFTYSVPVKCPQCGSEKLVSRGYGTEKVEDQVRELFPEARVARMDLDTTHTRNAYERIIDDFSAGRTNILIGTQMISKGLDFDKVSVVGILDADAMLNYPDFRAYEHAFMMMSQVSGRAGRKGRQGLVILQTKSADLPVIGQVVRHDFKSFCTDLLDERSLFHYPPFYHLVYVYLKHTKNEVVETAALEMGSRLRQYFSDRILGPDKPAIARVKTMHIRKIVIKLEHGIDLKRVREVLRYVQKQMMQDKRYAALHIYYDVDPM, from the coding sequence ATGAAATATGTAGAGGTCGTTCTTCCATTGCCTTTAGACGGGCTTTTCACCTACGCAGTTGCCGATAATCAAGCGGCAAAAGCGCAGGTAGGATGTCGCGTGCTCGTGCCGTTGGGCAAGTCGAAGAAGTATATCGGCATCGTGATGCACGTCGTCGACGAGAAGCCGGAGTTTGAAGTGAAGCCTATCATCGAAGTCATTGACCGACAACCGATATTACTTCATCAGCAAATAAGACTCTGGCAATGGATTTCCGACTACTATCTTTCACCGCTTGGCGATATCTATAAGGCAGCTTTGCCTTCCGGTTTGAAGGCCGAAGAGGGCTACCGACCGAAGAAAGAGACTTATATTACGCTCTCAGAAGCCTTTCGCAGTGAACAAACTCTGCATGTGGCCATGAACATGTTGACACGTGCCACCAAACAACTCAAGGCTTTTGTGGGCTTTCTTTCGCTGTCGCATTGGGACACGCTGAATGGAACGACACCGCAGGAAACGCTGACCGAAATTACACGTGAAGAGCTGATGAACGCTACCAACACCTCGCTTGCTACCGTCAAAGCCTTGGTTGACCGCAACATTCTTACCCTTTATCAGAAAGAAGTGGGCCGACTGAACACCTCTGAAACGGCACATCCGGAGTGCATGAAGCCTCTGAGCACGGCCCAGTTCACAGCTTTTGAGGCTGTTAATGAGCTGTTTGCCACGAAGAAAGTTGTGCTCTTGCAGGGTGTAACGTCAAGCGGGAAGACCGAAATCTATATCCATCTCATCCAACAGGCACTCGATCGGGGCGATCAGGTGCTTTATCTCTTGCCCGAAATCGCCTTGACCGTACAGATTACAAGCCGCCTGAAAAAAGTGTTTGGCAATCGATTGGGCATTTATCATTCCAAATATAGCGATTCCGAGCGTGTGGAAATGTGGAACAAGCAGCTTTCCAATGCTCCCTATGAGGTTATTCTTGGCGCGCGCAGTGCCGTCTTTCTGCCCTTTCAGAAGCTTGGACTTGTCATCGTTGATGAGGAACATGAAACGAGTTTCAAGCAGCAAGACCCTGCTCCCCGCTATCATGCAAGGAGCGCTGCTATCGTGCTGGCATCCATGTATCAGGCCAAGACGCTGTTGGGAACTGCCACACCTTCACTTGAAAGTTACTATAATGCACAGCAAGGAAAATATGGACTTGTGACGCTTACTACACGTTTCAAAGGAATTCAGTTGCCGCAGATTGAAGTTGTAGATACCAAGGATTTGCAGCGCAGAAAGATGATGACAGGCCCTTTCTCTCCGCGACTGTTAGAGGCTGTCAGGCAGGCGTTGCATGATGACAGGCAGGTGATTCTGTTTCAGAACCGCCGTGGTTTCGCTCCGAGAATAGAGTGCAAGGAGTGTGGTTGGGTGCCGAAATGTGCAAATTGCGACGTCACACTGACTTATCATAAGAACCTCAACCAACTCTCATGTCATTATTGTGGCTTTACGTACAGCGTGCCCGTGAAGTGCCCGCAGTGTGGAAGTGAGAAGCTCGTCAGCCGCGGATATGGCACGGAAAAGGTGGAAGACCAAGTGCGCGAACTGTTTCCCGAAGCACGGGTAGCCCGCATGGATCTCGACACTACGCACACCCGGAATGCTTACGAGCGCATTATTGACGACTTTTCTGCCGGTCGTACCAACATTCTTATCGGCACACAGATGATCAGTAAGGGCCTCGATTTCGACAAAGTCAGCGTTGTTGGCATCCTCGATGCCGATGCCATGCTCAACTATCCCGACTTTCGTGCCTATGAACATGCCTTCATGATGATGAGCCAGGTGAGTGGACGTGCGGGGCGAAAGGGCAGGCAAGGGCTTGTCATTCTTCAGACAAAGAGTGCCGATCTGCCGGTTATAGGGCAGGTTGTACGCCATGATTTCAAGTCTTTTTGTACAGATCTGCTGGATGAACGCTCGCTCTTTCACTATCCACCTTTCTATCATTTGGTCTATGTCTACCTGAAACATACCAAGAATGAAGTGGTAGAAACAGCCGCATTGGAAATGGGGAGTCGTCTTCGCCAGTATTTTTCTGACCGCATTCTTGGGCCAGACAAGCCTGCCATAGCACGCGTGAAGACCATGCATATCCGAAAGATTGTCATCAAACTTGAGCATGGTATCGACCTGAAACGCGTGCGTGAGGTGCTGCGCTACGTACAGAAACAAATGATGCAGGACAAACGTTATGCTGCCCTGCACATTTATTATGATGTTGATCCGATGTAG
- a CDS encoding tetratricopeptide repeat protein, with protein sequence MCKFKLLGFILWVAISSSFAQNPMQKGNIEEMVKLIKTNTDLAQSYAESAIKLDKGNTDMIAAIGSAYLQAGKIDEAEMYFNKAQRCYKITPKAINLGGDIARAKGWVDSAKYYYNRAIYFDRHDPEAYFKYADLVKFTDMPEAMRRLNLIKELRPDISIDGRVAELYYGAQKYDAAIASYEKQGLAKMTENELVHYAQSILLSGNNKKALSIATKGNSIYPHNTDLLRVMLYCNTDLEHFNAALENAKELVDMNKDSAKIRYTDYLYYGYVLNGLDRTSEAIQKFEQARALAKDVPGINKDIANAYSKIGDYDNAIKYTRENLAKITDSTYDRSRDLFQLGLLYWRKATSNQTNGQMSEKSMEALKQAEKVFAEISMLRPDSYVGFYWRAKANALMDPKNERGLAKPYYLQAAELLERDGGDKDYMIECYKQLSYYYYTKKVMPQAVSYAEKIIKLEPDDSYAKQLLEMLSTKK encoded by the coding sequence ATGTGTAAATTTAAATTATTAGGTTTTATTCTTTGGGTAGCAATTTCGTCTTCTTTCGCTCAAAATCCAATGCAAAAAGGAAATATTGAAGAAATGGTAAAACTGATTAAGACGAATACAGACTTGGCTCAATCGTATGCAGAAAGTGCAATCAAATTGGATAAGGGAAATACAGACATGATTGCAGCTATCGGTTCAGCCTATTTGCAGGCAGGAAAAATTGATGAAGCAGAAATGTATTTCAACAAAGCTCAGCGATGTTACAAGATTACTCCCAAGGCTATCAATTTGGGAGGCGATATTGCAAGAGCGAAAGGTTGGGTGGATTCTGCGAAATATTATTATAATCGTGCGATATATTTCGACCGTCATGACCCAGAAGCATATTTTAAGTATGCCGACTTAGTGAAATTCACAGACATGCCTGAGGCCATGCGCCGGTTGAATCTTATAAAGGAGTTGCGTCCTGATATTTCTATAGATGGGCGGGTCGCAGAGTTGTATTATGGTGCCCAGAAATATGATGCAGCAATTGCTTCATACGAAAAGCAGGGATTGGCAAAGATGACCGAGAATGAACTTGTGCACTATGCACAGTCTATTCTTCTTTCTGGGAATAACAAAAAAGCCTTGAGTATTGCGACGAAAGGTAATAGTATCTATCCTCATAATACAGATTTATTAAGAGTGATGCTCTATTGTAACACTGATTTGGAACATTTCAATGCAGCATTGGAGAATGCCAAGGAATTGGTGGATATGAATAAAGATTCGGCCAAGATACGTTATACCGATTACCTTTATTATGGCTATGTGCTCAATGGATTAGACCGTACGTCAGAAGCGATTCAGAAGTTTGAGCAAGCTCGTGCGTTAGCAAAGGATGTGCCTGGAATAAATAAGGATATTGCCAATGCCTATTCAAAAATAGGTGACTATGATAATGCAATTAAATACACACGCGAGAACTTGGCAAAAATAACGGACTCCACTTACGACCGCTCACGTGATTTATTCCAGTTGGGATTGCTCTATTGGCGTAAAGCTACAAGTAATCAGACGAACGGCCAGATGAGTGAAAAGAGTATGGAAGCACTTAAACAAGCAGAGAAAGTGTTTGCTGAAATCTCTATGTTACGCCCAGATAGCTATGTGGGTTTTTATTGGAGAGCAAAAGCCAATGCATTGATGGATCCGAAGAATGAGCGTGGACTTGCGAAACCTTATTATTTGCAGGCAGCTGAACTTCTTGAACGTGATGGTGGTGACAAGGATTATATGATAGAATGCTATAAGCAACTGTCCTATTATTATTATACAAAGAAAGTAATGCCACAGGCTGTCAGCTATGCAGAAAAGATTATAAAGCTTGAGCCTGATGACAGCTATGCGAAGCAGTTGCTTGAGATGTTGAGTACGAAAAAGTAA